A genomic segment from Stappia indica encodes:
- a CDS encoding AraC family transcriptional regulator, with translation MLVLPIPLAVALVLAFLACRFVLLRDGPSLFPLLLGAAALQGTLISLVQHYGIAALQPVLPVTASLVPPLAYLAFRQAAIRAPALPGALPHVAAPLAAALAVPLGQGALQWLPDAALVALYAGYGAAILYQARGREDLPLARLEAGHLPRRIWQAVGASLLLSAVSDTAIAIALMSGEAWLRPLVVSLTSSLALLAVGLLGLVAARPGSVGEDEGPDSDEAVPRETGAESGADIEADKELMARLGALLDQGGACLDPDLTLARLARRLHVPMKQLSAAINRTQGENVSRHVNGYRIRHACKLLAEGHGVTAAMLASGFNTKSNFNREFLRVTGETPSAYRARVSAG, from the coding sequence ATGCTCGTCCTGCCGATCCCCCTTGCCGTCGCTCTCGTGCTGGCATTCCTGGCCTGCCGCTTCGTGCTGCTGCGGGACGGGCCTTCGCTCTTTCCCTTGCTGCTCGGGGCGGCGGCGCTGCAGGGCACCCTGATTTCCCTGGTCCAGCACTACGGCATCGCTGCGCTTCAGCCGGTGCTGCCGGTCACCGCCTCGCTCGTGCCCCCGCTCGCTTATCTCGCCTTCCGGCAGGCGGCGATCCGCGCGCCTGCCCTGCCCGGCGCGCTGCCGCATGTGGCCGCGCCGCTTGCCGCCGCCCTTGCCGTGCCGCTCGGCCAGGGTGCATTGCAGTGGCTGCCGGATGCCGCCCTCGTCGCCTTGTATGCCGGGTATGGCGCCGCGATCCTCTATCAGGCGCGCGGCCGCGAGGACCTGCCGCTCGCACGGCTCGAGGCCGGCCATCTGCCCCGGCGGATCTGGCAGGCGGTCGGCGCCTCGCTTCTGCTGTCGGCGGTCAGCGATACGGCGATTGCCATCGCGCTGATGTCCGGCGAAGCGTGGTTGCGCCCGCTGGTGGTCAGCCTCACCTCGTCGCTGGCGCTTCTGGCCGTGGGCCTGCTCGGCCTCGTTGCCGCGCGCCCCGGATCGGTGGGAGAGGACGAAGGGCCCGATAGCGACGAGGCCGTCCCCAGGGAGACCGGAGCCGAAAGCGGGGCGGACATCGAGGCCGACAAGGAGTTGATGGCACGTCTCGGCGCACTGCTCGACCAGGGCGGTGCGTGCCTCGATCCGGACCTGACGCTCGCGCGCCTTGCCCGGCGCCTGCACGTGCCGATGAAACAGCTCTCGGCGGCGATCAACCGCACGCAGGGCGAGAACGTGTCACGCCATGTCAACGGCTACCGCATCCGCCACGCCTGCAAGCTGCTCGCAGAAGGCCACGGCGTGACCGCCGCGATGCTGGCCAGCGGCTTCAACACCAAGTCCAACTTCAACCGCGAATTCCTGCGCGTGACCGGCGAGACGCCGAGCGCCTATAGGGCGCGGGTTTCTGCCGGCTGA
- a CDS encoding uracil-DNA glycosylase family protein, which translates to MTAKSGSGLAALAQEIGACRACVTAPTGRPLPHEPRPVCVMSRTARIAVCGQAPGTRVHASGRPFTDPSGDRLREWMGIGEDVFYDPAKLAIVPMGFCFPGLDDKGGDLPPRRECRRLWHDRVFAAMPQLRLKLVIGAYAQAYHLGDHRRGSVRETVAAWREILEETRAEGVAAIVLPHPSWRNNAWLKRNPWFEEECLPVVRAEVARLLD; encoded by the coding sequence ATGACAGCGAAAAGCGGATCGGGGCTTGCCGCGCTGGCGCAGGAGATCGGCGCCTGCCGGGCCTGCGTCACGGCTCCGACGGGACGGCCTCTGCCGCACGAGCCGCGGCCCGTCTGCGTCATGTCCAGGACGGCACGCATCGCGGTCTGCGGTCAGGCGCCGGGAACGCGCGTTCACGCCAGCGGCCGGCCGTTCACCGATCCGAGCGGCGACCGGCTGCGCGAGTGGATGGGGATCGGCGAGGATGTCTTCTACGATCCTGCGAAACTCGCCATCGTGCCGATGGGGTTCTGCTTTCCCGGGCTCGACGACAAGGGCGGCGACCTGCCGCCGCGCCGCGAGTGCCGCCGGCTCTGGCACGACCGCGTCTTTGCCGCCATGCCGCAGCTGCGGCTGAAGCTCGTCATCGGCGCCTATGCGCAGGCCTATCACCTCGGCGACCATCGCCGCGGGTCGGTGCGCGAGACGGTCGCCGCCTGGCGCGAGATCCTGGAGGAAACCCGGGCCGAAGGCGTTGCGGCGATTGTGCTGCCGCATCCTTCGTGGCGCAACAATGCCTGGCTGAAGCGCAATCCCTGGTTCGAGGAGGAGTGCCTGCCGGTGGTGCGGGCGGAGGTGGCGCGTCTTCTGGACTGA
- a CDS encoding sensor histidine kinase gives MSAQETTSSEAKTALNSERARRRRDVAKTVRNVRERLSTGDGSTPNFEYELLLTFAKNRLSAALALPLFALIVGSISLLWMRVDIVVGWLVFTLIAHTLLLMACRRFERETPAEADLPRWRRQMIIGDMLYGLSWAGFFLLQSTAPGHDGSEIFQFATMLIVIAMLTMLSASLPRALLAGTLPITLAIVVSFLNQQTAIHYAMMAMAIGAQGFFLMLGNQLHVSTVTMLAFRAEKDHLISELEQANAISDEARRRAEEANLAKSRFLATMSHELRTPLNAILGFSEVMKNQLLGPMQNDTYREYSADIHNSGQHLLNLINEILDLSRIEAGRYELTEEAVPLAELLDDCKHMMAIRARKKSITITEAYEVDLPKLWVDERAVRQVILNLMSNAVKFTPSGGEVHIKAGWTAGGGQYISIRDNGPGIPEDEIPIVMQAFGQGAIAIKSAEEGTGLGLSIVQALVQMHGGKFELRSKLREGTEVIITFPASRVLEAMPALEETASAGINPRRSAARRMIVRKAS, from the coding sequence ATGTCCGCGCAGGAAACCACCAGCAGCGAGGCGAAAACGGCCCTCAACAGCGAGCGCGCCCGGCGACGGCGCGACGTGGCGAAGACCGTGCGCAATGTGCGCGAGCGGCTGTCGACGGGCGACGGCTCTACGCCGAACTTCGAATACGAGCTGCTGCTCACCTTCGCCAAGAATCGCCTGAGCGCGGCGCTCGCGCTGCCGCTGTTCGCGCTGATCGTCGGCAGCATCTCGCTGCTGTGGATGCGGGTCGACATCGTCGTCGGCTGGCTCGTCTTCACGCTCATCGCGCACACGCTGCTGCTGATGGCCTGCCGCCGCTTCGAGCGCGAAACCCCGGCCGAGGCCGATCTGCCGCGCTGGCGCCGCCAGATGATCATCGGCGACATGCTCTACGGCCTGTCCTGGGCCGGGTTCTTCCTGCTGCAGTCGACCGCGCCCGGCCATGACGGCTCGGAAATCTTCCAGTTCGCGACGATGCTGATCGTCATCGCCATGCTGACCATGCTGTCGGCCAGCCTGCCCCGCGCCCTGCTCGCCGGCACGCTGCCGATCACGCTGGCGATCGTCGTGTCGTTCCTCAACCAGCAGACGGCGATCCACTACGCGATGATGGCCATGGCCATCGGCGCGCAGGGCTTCTTCCTGATGCTCGGCAACCAGCTGCACGTCTCCACCGTGACGATGCTGGCCTTCCGCGCCGAGAAGGACCATCTGATCTCCGAACTGGAACAGGCGAACGCGATCTCCGACGAGGCCCGCCGGCGGGCGGAGGAAGCCAATCTCGCCAAATCACGGTTCCTGGCGACCATGAGCCACGAGCTGCGCACGCCGCTCAACGCCATTCTGGGCTTCTCCGAGGTCATGAAGAACCAGCTTCTCGGCCCGATGCAGAATGACACCTATCGCGAATATTCGGCCGACATCCACAATTCCGGCCAGCATCTTCTCAACCTGATCAACGAGATCCTCGACCTGTCGCGCATCGAGGCGGGCCGCTACGAGCTCACCGAGGAAGCCGTGCCGCTGGCCGAGCTTCTCGACGACTGCAAGCACATGATGGCGATCCGCGCGCGCAAGAAGAGCATCACCATCACGGAAGCCTATGAGGTCGACCTGCCGAAGCTGTGGGTCGACGAGCGGGCCGTGCGCCAGGTCATCCTGAACCTGATGTCGAATGCGGTGAAGTTCACCCCGTCGGGCGGCGAGGTGCACATCAAGGCCGGCTGGACCGCGGGCGGCGGCCAGTACATCTCCATTCGCGACAACGGCCCGGGCATTCCGGAAGACGAGATTCCCATCGTCATGCAGGCCTTCGGCCAGGGTGCCATCGCCATCAAGAGCGCGGAGGAAGGCACCGGCCTCGGCCTGTCCATCGTCCAGGCGCTGGTGCAGATGCATGGCGGCAAGTTCGAGCTGCGCTCCAAGCTGCGCGAAGGCACCGAGGTGATCATCACCTTCCCGGCCTCGCGCGTGCTGGAAGCCATGCCGGCTCTGGAAGAGACCGCGAGCGCGGGCATCAACCCGCGCCGCAGCGCCGCCCGGCGGATGATCGTGCGCAAGGCGTCCTGA
- the cobT gene encoding nicotinate-nucleotide--dimethylbenzimidazole phosphoribosyltransferase produces the protein MSLSPSALPFDDIRNLIRQMPGPDEDAVAEVRARDAQLTKPAGSLGKLEELAEWLAGWSGRGRPKVSRPVVAIFAANHGVADKGVSAFPASVTRQMVENFAAGGAAINQICIAHDLGLKIFDLALDMPTPDITEEDAFDEANCAATMAFGMEAVAGGTDLLCIGEMGIANTTVASALLAGLFGGVPGDWVGPGTGVDAEGMARKRAAVEQAVARIEGTSDPLEVLRRVGGRELAAMAGAVLAARLQRTPVIVDGFVATAAVAVLHAMDPRALDHCLFAHLSAEPAHRMALEKLGKEPLLDLGMRLGEGTGAALAAGIVRAAAQVHDGMATFADAGVSGKGDN, from the coding sequence ATGTCCCTTTCGCCGTCCGCGCTTCCCTTCGACGACATTCGCAACCTGATCCGCCAGATGCCCGGACCCGACGAGGATGCGGTGGCGGAAGTGCGCGCCCGCGACGCGCAGCTGACCAAGCCTGCCGGTTCACTCGGCAAGCTGGAAGAGCTTGCCGAATGGCTGGCCGGCTGGAGCGGCCGCGGCCGTCCCAAGGTCAGCCGCCCGGTCGTCGCGATCTTCGCGGCGAATCATGGCGTGGCCGACAAGGGCGTCTCGGCGTTTCCCGCCAGCGTCACCCGGCAGATGGTGGAGAATTTCGCAGCCGGCGGCGCGGCGATCAACCAGATCTGCATCGCCCACGATCTCGGCCTGAAGATCTTCGACCTGGCGCTGGACATGCCGACGCCGGACATCACCGAGGAAGACGCCTTCGACGAGGCCAACTGCGCCGCGACCATGGCCTTCGGCATGGAGGCGGTCGCCGGCGGAACCGACCTGCTGTGCATCGGCGAGATGGGCATCGCCAACACCACCGTTGCCTCCGCGCTGCTGGCCGGCCTGTTCGGCGGTGTGCCGGGCGACTGGGTCGGGCCGGGCACCGGTGTCGACGCCGAGGGCATGGCGCGCAAGCGTGCCGCCGTAGAGCAGGCCGTCGCCCGGATCGAGGGGACCAGCGATCCGCTCGAGGTGTTGCGCCGCGTCGGCGGGCGCGAGCTTGCCGCCATGGCCGGTGCGGTGCTGGCAGCGCGCCTGCAGCGCACGCCGGTGATCGTCGACGGTTTCGTCGCGACCGCCGCCGTCGCCGTGCTGCATGCGATGGATCCGCGCGCGCTCGATCATTGCCTCTTCGCGCATCTGTCCGCCGAGCCGGCGCATCGCATGGCGCTGGAAAAGCTCGGCAAGGAGCCGTTGCTGGACCTGGGCATGCGGCTCGGCGAGGGAACGGGCGCAGCGCTCGCCGCCGGTATCGTGCGTGCGGCCGCGCAGGTGCATGACGGCATGGCGACGTTTGCCGATGCCGGCGTGTCGGGGAAGGGCGATAACTAA
- a CDS encoding alpha/beta hydrolase family protein, whose translation MKRLALAALLSVLTVLPPVSAVAETLAIPGYDRMDVPARHRALPIAASLWYPAGRATYRNLIGDSVLFEGAPAMVGAAVAEGRYPLILLSHGSGGAMDGLTWLSSRLAARGAIVLAVNHPGTTSGDSSPRRTMRLAPRAADLGAALEAVLGDPQFAPHIDRERISALGFSLGGSTVLGLAGLRFDRDAFADYCRKAGEEAAGCDFLAKGGVRLDALPEAFSADMRDLRVSAVISVDPGFTHAAAEESLAGVRGPVLFLNLGEEDRWPAVDVGPQGSGLAARVPGARHLAVAPAHHFTFLGVCKEGGAELLRKWQDDPICDDPQGADRARAHEEIVGIVADFLGLSRTGAE comes from the coding sequence ATGAAACGTCTTGCCCTTGCCGCCCTGCTGTCCGTTCTTACCGTCCTGCCTCCCGTTTCCGCAGTTGCTGAAACGCTGGCGATCCCCGGCTACGACCGGATGGACGTACCGGCCCGTCACCGCGCCCTGCCGATTGCCGCCTCGCTCTGGTATCCGGCAGGCCGGGCGACCTATCGAAACCTGATCGGCGACAGCGTCCTGTTCGAGGGCGCGCCGGCAATGGTCGGCGCGGCGGTCGCCGAGGGCCGCTATCCGCTGATCCTGCTGTCGCATGGCTCCGGCGGCGCGATGGACGGGCTGACGTGGCTGTCGTCGCGCCTGGCCGCGCGTGGGGCCATCGTGCTGGCGGTGAACCATCCCGGCACCACGTCGGGCGATTCCTCGCCGCGCCGGACCATGCGGCTGGCGCCGCGCGCCGCCGATCTGGGCGCCGCCCTGGAGGCCGTGCTCGGCGACCCGCAGTTCGCCCCGCATATCGACCGCGAACGCATTTCCGCGCTCGGCTTCTCGCTCGGTGGCAGCACCGTTCTGGGCCTCGCCGGCCTGCGGTTCGACCGCGACGCCTTCGCCGACTATTGCCGGAAGGCCGGAGAGGAAGCGGCCGGTTGCGATTTCCTGGCGAAGGGCGGAGTGCGGCTGGATGCGTTGCCGGAGGCGTTTTCGGCCGATATGCGGGACCTGCGCGTCTCGGCGGTGATCTCGGTCGATCCAGGGTTCACCCATGCCGCGGCGGAGGAAAGCCTTGCCGGTGTCCGGGGGCCGGTCCTTTTCCTCAACCTGGGCGAGGAAGATCGCTGGCCGGCGGTGGATGTCGGTCCGCAGGGCAGCGGTCTGGCCGCCCGCGTGCCCGGTGCGCGCCATCTCGCAGTCGCACCGGCGCACCATTTCACCTTCCTTGGCGTGTGCAAGGAGGGCGGGGCGGAACTGCTGCGAAAGTGGCAGGACGATCCGATCTGCGACGATCCGCAGGGCGCGGACCGGGCGAGGGCGCATGAAGAGATCGTCGGGATCGTGGCCGACTTTCTCGGGCTGTCCCGGACAGGCGCCGAATAG